The Candidatus Paracaedibacter acanthamoebae genome contains a region encoding:
- a CDS encoding DUF378 domain-containing protein, which yields MVQTKHTLTVICEIILIIGALNWGLVGAFDFNLVAYIFSPYPLVEKAVYDGVGIAGLYILYRIIIRMVRA from the coding sequence ATGGTTCAGACAAAACATACTTTGACAGTAATTTGTGAAATTATTTTAATTATTGGCGCCCTTAACTGGGGATTGGTCGGAGCCTTTGATTTTAACTTAGTAGCCTATATTTTTTCCCCTTACCCCCTGGTAGAAAAAGCAGTTTATGATGGAGTGGGAATAGCCGGTTTATACATTCTCTATCGAATAATAATAAGAATGGTCCGAGCTTAA
- a CDS encoding DUF2383 domain-containing protein, whose protein sequence is MTSDLMSILGELIQIAQKNEDGYRAAADRVQDSVLKQALQKRAEYCHNAVTDLQGKVKQIIHARGKGGSLVGGMPCDQASINEMLIGKENLTIIEEWDTSEYTHKIASC, encoded by the coding sequence ATGACGTCTGATTTAATGTCTATCCTGGGAGAACTAATTCAAATCGCTCAAAAAAATGAAGACGGATATCGAGCTGCCGCTGATAGAGTTCAAGATTCTGTTTTAAAACAAGCTTTACAAAAAAGGGCTGAGTATTGCCATAACGCCGTGACGGATCTTCAAGGAAAGGTAAAGCAAATAATTCACGCCCGGGGGAAAGGTGGTTCTCTGGTGGGCGGAATGCCTTGTGATCAGGCCAGCATTAATGAAATGCTAATTGGAAAAGAAAACCTTACCATTATTGAGGAATGGGACACAAGCGAATATACCCATAAAATAGCTTCATGCTAA
- a CDS encoding RipA family octameric membrane protein, whose protein sequence is MHNILNMNTITNQEEKEKSFEQYKMINESIHQINMMRETSNPFWLTANGLTISGISYLNTIGEVTEMNKETLLISLILVGYLFCVVWLNYLNSIRLSLKTRYDILLEIEHYLPIKFAQRVYGNLNKKEGKWTLTFSELLVPCIFIMSYSFFLLRLILKI, encoded by the coding sequence ATGCACAATATATTAAATATGAATACCATCACAAACCAGGAAGAAAAAGAAAAGTCATTTGAACAATACAAAATGATCAATGAGTCAATTCATCAAATAAATATGATGCGAGAGACCTCCAATCCCTTTTGGTTAACGGCCAATGGATTAACTATTTCTGGTATATCTTATCTCAACACAATTGGGGAAGTAACTGAGATGAATAAAGAAACCTTGTTAATTTCCTTGATCCTTGTCGGTTATTTATTTTGCGTGGTTTGGTTAAACTACCTTAACAGTATTCGTCTTAGCCTTAAAACGAGATATGATATTTTACTAGAGATTGAGCATTATTTACCCATAAAATTTGCTCAAAGAGTTTATGGAAATCTTAATAAGAAAGAGGGGAAATGGACATTAACTTTTTCAGAACTATTAGTTCCTTGTATATTTATAATGTCTTATTCCTTTTTCTTGCTACGTCTTATACTTAAAATTTAA